The following coding sequences lie in one Heptranchias perlo isolate sHepPer1 unplaced genomic scaffold, sHepPer1.hap1 HAP1_SCAFFOLD_995, whole genome shotgun sequence genomic window:
- the LOC137320180 gene encoding uncharacterized protein, which produces TERPESGLRPSPTPSPRPQAPPRLPVPGLRPLPDSQSPASGPSPTPSPRPQAPPRLPVPGLRPLPDSQSPASGPSPTPSPPASGPSPDSQSPASGPSPTPSPRPQALPDSQSPGLRPLPDSQSPASGPSTTPSPRPQALPDSQSPASGPPRLPVPGLRPSPPPPALLLPLAALNQLLAAGAISFQLPSNARKCLREEIHKDRLVTDSSGHILYSKEEATKGKFAFTTDDYDMFEICFESRLPPGHFRVPDQLIILNTKHGVEAKNYEDIAKAEKLKPLEVELRRLEDLSESIVNDFADMKQREEEMRDTNGEDFQRETQTKDHVKI; this is translated from the exons GAACCGAGCGACCCGAGagcggcctcaggccctccccgactcccagtccccggcctcaggcccctccccgactcccagtccccggcctcaggcccctccccgactcccagtccccggcctcaggcccctccccgactcccagtccccggcctcaggcccctccccgactcccagtccccggcctcaggcccctccccgactcccagtccccggcctcaggcccctccccgactcccagtcccccggcctcaggcccctcccccgactcccagtccccggcctcaggcccctccccgactcccagtccccggcctcaggccctccccgactcccagtcccccggcctcaggcccctccccgactcccagtccccggcctcaggcccctccacgactcccagtccccggcctcaggccctccccgactcccagtccccggcctcaggccctccccgactcccagtccccggcctcaggccctcacctcctccccccgccctgctcctgcccctcgccGCCCTGAACCAGCTGCTGGCCGCCGGCGCCATCTCCTTCCAGCTGCCGTCCAACGCCAGGAAGTGTCTGCGGGAGGAGATCCACAAGGACAGGCTG gtgacggACTCCTCCGGACACATCCTGTACTCTAAGGAGGAGGCGACTAAGGGCAAATTCGCCTTCACCACTGACGACTACGACATGTTCGAGATCTGCTTCGAGAGCCGCCTGCCCCCGG GCCATTTTCGAGTTCCTGACCAGCTGATTATTCTCAACACCAAACATGGAGTTGAAGCCAAGAACTATGAAGAT atcgccaaggcggagaagctgaagccacttgaggtggagctgcgacgattggaggatctgtcagagtcgatcgtcaatgactttgccgacatgaagcagcgagaggaagagatgagggacaccaatg